Proteins encoded by one window of Cyanobium sp. NS01:
- a CDS encoding DUF3747 domain-containing protein, which produces MALRVAVTGTAITATGAAAILSSSWLMGRQASGARAAALFGSEPIAPGQAIAVAQPLAGNRWNLIVLEQLQAAPPCWREYPDGSVISYDNDVAEGVCGRYLSSSAYSLRVANDDLNNPWRLRVESENGRLRLLASHPQQTTLIPVASGKAPASGLASLKLEPGWTFQRRTYGEQTLRHLYMAHAEPLPVLLARARGGGQLAALPSLAPPPLLNQPGPVAESSPSSTRRGLARVERSSVLSSRSRLLRQSSSQRPRQSGVIALEVVPYGS; this is translated from the coding sequence ATGGCGCTTCGCGTCGCTGTCACCGGCACGGCGATCACCGCCACAGGTGCCGCCGCCATCCTCAGTTCCAGCTGGCTGATGGGCCGCCAGGCCAGCGGCGCCAGGGCAGCGGCTCTGTTCGGAAGCGAGCCGATCGCTCCCGGTCAGGCCATCGCCGTAGCCCAGCCCCTGGCCGGCAACCGCTGGAACCTGATCGTGCTCGAGCAGCTTCAGGCGGCCCCGCCCTGCTGGCGGGAGTACCCGGATGGCTCGGTGATCTCCTACGACAACGACGTGGCCGAGGGCGTGTGCGGCCGCTACCTCTCCAGCAGTGCCTACTCGCTGAGGGTGGCCAACGACGATCTCAACAACCCCTGGCGGCTGCGGGTGGAGAGCGAGAACGGCCGCCTGCGGCTGCTGGCCTCCCACCCCCAGCAGACCACCCTGATCCCGGTGGCCAGCGGCAAGGCTCCTGCCAGTGGCCTCGCCAGCCTCAAGCTGGAGCCGGGCTGGACCTTCCAGCGCCGTACCTACGGCGAGCAAACCCTCAGGCATCTCTACATGGCCCACGCCGAGCCGCTTCCAGTCCTGCTGGCCCGGGCCCGGGGCGGCGGTCAGCTGGCGGCGCTGCCGTCCCTGGCCCCACCCCCGTTGCTGAACCAACCTGGCCCCGTGGCGGAGTCCAGCCCCAGCAGCACGCGGCGGGGCCTTGCCAGGGTGGAGCGCTCATCGGTGCTGTCCAGTCGATCCAGGCTGCTGAGGCAGTCCAGCTCCCAGCGCCCCCGCCAGAGCGGCGTGATTGCCCTTGAGGTGGTGCCCTACGGCAGCTGA
- the rplL gene encoding 50S ribosomal protein L7/L12, which translates to MSATTDQILDQLKSLSLLEASELVKQIEEAFGVSAAASAGVMMAAAPAAAAEAAEEQTEFDVILEGFEDSAKIKVLKAVREATGLGLGDAKALVEAAPKPVKEGIAKADAEALKKAIEEVGGKVSIK; encoded by the coding sequence ATGTCTGCTACGACCGACCAGATTCTCGACCAACTCAAATCCCTCTCCCTGCTTGAGGCTTCCGAGCTCGTCAAGCAGATTGAGGAGGCCTTCGGCGTCTCCGCCGCCGCTTCCGCTGGCGTGATGATGGCCGCGGCTCCTGCCGCTGCCGCTGAGGCCGCTGAAGAGCAGACCGAATTCGACGTGATCCTTGAGGGTTTCGAAGATTCGGCCAAGATCAAGGTGCTCAAGGCCGTGCGCGAAGCCACCGGCCTGGGCCTGGGCGACGCCAAGGCCCTCGTGGAGGCCGCTCCCAAGCCGGTCAAGGAAGGCATCGCCAAGGCCGATGCCGAGGCCCTCAAGAAGGCCATCGAAGAGGTGGGCGGCAAGGTGTCGATCAAGTGA
- the rplJ gene encoding 50S ribosomal protein L10 — MGRTLENKQQIVEELKGLLGEAELALVLDFKGLSIKEMSDLRTRLQASNGVCKVTKNTLMRRAIDGDSAWSNLESLLTGTNAFVLVKGDVGGAVKAVQSFQKDSKKSETKGGLFEGKLLSRSDIKAIGDLPSKEVLMAQIAGAINAVATKVAVGINEVPSGLARALQQHADGEGQAS; from the coding sequence ATGGGCCGCACGCTGGAGAACAAGCAACAGATCGTCGAAGAGCTCAAGGGGCTCCTCGGCGAGGCCGAACTGGCGCTGGTCCTTGATTTCAAGGGTCTGTCCATCAAGGAGATGTCTGATCTGCGGACCCGTCTGCAGGCCAGCAACGGTGTGTGCAAGGTGACCAAAAACACCTTGATGCGTCGGGCCATTGATGGCGACAGTGCCTGGTCGAATCTCGAATCCCTGCTCACCGGCACCAACGCCTTCGTGCTCGTCAAGGGCGACGTGGGTGGTGCGGTGAAGGCCGTGCAGTCCTTCCAGAAGGACAGCAAGAAGTCGGAAACCAAGGGCGGCCTTTTCGAAGGCAAGCTCCTCTCCCGGTCCGACATCAAGGCCATCGGGGATCTGCCCTCCAAGGAGGTGCTCATGGCTCAGATCGCCGGTGCGATCAACGCTGTGGCCACCAAGGTGGCCGTGGGCATCAACGAGGTTCCTTCCGGTCTCGCTCGGGCGCTCCAGCAACACGCCGATGGCGAAGGCCAGGCCTCCTGA
- the rplA gene encoding 50S ribosomal protein L1 gives MPKVSKRFSSLQAKVAERAHEPMEAIELVKANATAKFDETIEAHVRLGIDPKYTDQQLRTTVALPHGTGQSIRIAVIARGEAVAAAKAAGAELSGDDDLVDQIAGGTIDFDLLIATPDMMPKVAKLGRVLGPRGLMPNPKAGTVTTDLVGAIAEFKAGKLEFRADRSGIVHVRFGKASFDSAKLLDNLKALQETIDRQKPSGAKGRYWRSLYVTSTMGPSVQVDFAALQDIKQEG, from the coding sequence ATGCCAAAAGTTTCCAAGCGTTTTTCCTCCCTCCAGGCCAAGGTCGCCGAGCGAGCCCATGAGCCCATGGAGGCCATCGAGCTGGTGAAGGCCAACGCCACCGCCAAGTTCGACGAGACGATCGAGGCCCACGTGCGCCTCGGCATCGATCCCAAGTACACCGACCAGCAGCTGCGCACCACCGTGGCCCTGCCCCACGGCACCGGTCAGAGCATTCGCATCGCCGTGATCGCCCGGGGTGAGGCCGTGGCTGCCGCCAAGGCCGCCGGCGCCGAGCTCTCCGGCGACGACGATCTGGTGGATCAGATCGCCGGCGGCACGATCGACTTCGATCTGCTGATCGCCACCCCGGACATGATGCCCAAGGTGGCCAAGCTGGGCCGGGTGCTGGGCCCCCGGGGCCTGATGCCCAACCCCAAGGCCGGCACCGTCACCACTGACCTGGTCGGCGCCATCGCCGAGTTCAAGGCCGGCAAGCTCGAGTTCCGTGCCGACCGCAGTGGCATCGTGCACGTGCGCTTCGGCAAGGCCAGCTTCGATTCCGCCAAGCTGCTCGACAACCTCAAGGCCCTGCAGGAGACGATCGATCGCCAGAAGCCCAGCGGTGCCAAGGGCCGCTACTGGCGCTCCCTCTACGTCACCTCCACCATGGGTCCCTCGGTGCAGGTGGACTTCGCCGCCCTGCAGGACATCAAGCAGGAGGGCTGA
- the rplK gene encoding 50S ribosomal protein L11: protein MAKKIVAVIKLALQAGKANPAPPVGPALGQHGVNIMAFCKEYNARTQEKAGYVIPVEISVFEDRSFTFITKTPPASVLISKAAGIEKGAATSAKGAVGAISRAQLEEIAKTKLPDLNCTSVESAMRIIEGTARNMGVAVND, encoded by the coding sequence ATGGCCAAGAAAATCGTAGCCGTGATCAAGCTGGCCCTCCAGGCCGGCAAAGCCAACCCGGCGCCCCCTGTGGGTCCTGCCCTTGGTCAGCACGGCGTCAACATCATGGCGTTCTGCAAGGAGTACAACGCCCGCACCCAGGAGAAGGCCGGCTATGTGATTCCGGTGGAGATCTCGGTCTTTGAAGACCGCAGCTTCACCTTCATCACCAAGACCCCTCCCGCCTCGGTGCTGATCTCCAAGGCCGCCGGCATTGAGAAGGGTGCCGCCACCTCCGCCAAGGGGGCGGTGGGTGCCATCAGCCGCGCCCAGCTCGAGGAGATCGCCAAGACCAAGCTGCCCGACCTCAACTGCACCAGCGTCGAGTCGGCCATGCGCATCATCGAAGGCACCGCCCGCAACATGGGCGTCGCCGTCAACGACTGA
- the nusG gene encoding transcription termination/antitermination protein NusG, protein MSETLSEPQTDAAADSLGPEAETRSEPAAEAPTEKRQVARWYAVQVASSCEKKVKATLEQRAVTLGVDNRILEIEIPQTPGVKLKKDGSRQSTEEKVFPGYVLVRMMLDEDTMMAVRSTPNVINFVGAEERRATARARGHIKPRPLSRQEVDRIFKRAAEKKAVVKVDLTEGDQILVTAGPFKDFQGEVIEVSGERNKLKALLSIFGRETPVELEFAQISKQS, encoded by the coding sequence GTGTCCGAGACCCTCTCTGAACCCCAAACCGACGCCGCTGCCGACTCGCTTGGCCCGGAGGCAGAGACGCGCTCTGAGCCCGCGGCTGAAGCCCCCACCGAGAAGCGCCAGGTGGCTCGCTGGTATGCGGTGCAGGTGGCGTCCAGTTGCGAGAAGAAAGTGAAGGCCACCCTGGAGCAGAGGGCGGTGACCCTCGGGGTGGACAACCGCATCCTGGAGATCGAGATCCCCCAGACCCCCGGGGTGAAGCTGAAGAAGGATGGCAGCCGCCAGAGCACCGAGGAGAAGGTGTTCCCCGGCTATGTGCTGGTGCGGATGATGCTCGACGAGGACACGATGATGGCGGTGCGCAGCACCCCCAACGTGATCAACTTCGTGGGGGCGGAGGAGCGTCGGGCCACGGCCCGCGCCCGCGGCCACATCAAGCCGCGGCCGCTGAGCCGCCAGGAGGTGGACCGCATCTTCAAGCGGGCGGCTGAGAAGAAAGCAGTGGTGAAGGTCGATCTCACCGAGGGCGATCAGATCCTGGTGACGGCCGGGCCCTTCAAGGACTTCCAGGGCGAGGTGATCGAGGTGTCGGGCGAGCGCAACAAGCTCAAGGCCCTGCTCTCGATCTTCGGTCGGGAAACGCCTGTGGAACTCGAATTCGCCCAGATCAGCAAGCAGAGCTGA
- the secE gene encoding preprotein translocase subunit SecE, translating to MAAESTAAAEAASPKGFGAATLAELRRVVWPSRQQLFSESVAVILMVGLSAAAIAAIDRFYGWASSQVFG from the coding sequence GTGGCGGCTGAGTCCACTGCAGCGGCCGAGGCGGCCAGCCCCAAGGGTTTCGGTGCCGCCACCCTGGCGGAGCTGCGCCGGGTGGTCTGGCCCAGCCGCCAGCAGCTGTTCAGTGAGTCGGTGGCGGTGATCCTGATGGTGGGGCTCTCGGCGGCGGCGATCGCGGCCATCGACCGCTTCTACGGCTGGGCCTCCTCCCAGGTGTTCGGCTGA